GAGTCATGCTGCAGATCGATCCCAGCAACACTTATGCCGAGCAACCTCGCCCCTGTGGCGGGGTGCGGCCTTTTTCGCCGTGGAGCCGTTTATGCGTCTGGACAGCTATGACCTGAAGATTCTGCGCATCCTGCAGTGCAATGGGCGGATCACCAAGTCCAGCTTGGCCGAAGCCATCAACCTATCTATCAGCCCCTGCTGGGAGCGGGTCAAACGTCTGGAGGAGGCCGGAATCATTCGCGGCTACGGTGCCCAGCTGAATACCGAGATTCTGCTCAAATGTGCCTCGGTGATGGTCGAGATCAGCCTTAAACAGCACAACCGTGAAGCCTTCCAGCGTTTTGAAAATGCCATGCAGGAATGTCCTGAAGTCACCGAGTGCTACGCCACTGGTGGTGGCATCGACTATATCGTCAAGGTCATGGCGCGCGACATCGACCAGTACCAGCGCCTTATCGACCGCTGGCTGATGACCGATTTGGGCATCGAGCGTTACTTCACTTACATCGTGACCAAGACCATCAAACACAGTGAACCTCCGCTGATGCTAGACGGTGAAGAAGCCTAGCCGGAATTTCTGTAAGCCAACCTGTCCTCCTTGATGCTGCCGTTTTGTCCCTAGCCGGTGGTGCAGAAAAAAACATCAGCACGCCACCGGCAAAGAAAAAAAACAGCCCACCCGCACCCTTTGAAGAGAAAAAATCGCTGACTGGCAAACCCTAAAGTGGAAGCCGTAAACACGCACCACGCCTTGCGCCGCGAACCCGCTGCGCAAAGCAAGTAGAGGGGATACCGTTCATGCACATGCTTAAAGATCCACGCCTGGTTCGCCAGTTGGCCTACGTCAACGGTAAATGGATTGCCGGTCATGAGGGGCGCGATGAAGCGGTCATCGATCCAGCCAGCGAAGAAACAATCGGGCGCTGCACCCAGCTGGACGCGAGCCAGATAGAGCACGCCATCGATTCGGCGCAAGCCGCCTTGCCGGCCTGGCGCGTGCTGTCGGTGGACGCACGTGGCGTGATACTCGGTAGATGGCACGATCTGCTGTTGGAGAACAAAGAAGACCTGGCCAGGCTGATGACCCTCGAGCAGGGCAAGCCGCTGGATGAGGCCCGTGGCGAGATCGACTACGCCGCGTCCTTCATTCGCTGGTTCGCCGAGGAGGCGCGGCGTGCTTACGGCGAGACCATCCCCAGCCACATTCGCGACGCCCAACTGGGCAGCGTACGCGAGCCGATCGGTGTTGCCGCGCTGATCACGCCGTGGAACTTTCCCTGCGCGATGATTACCCGCAAGGCCGCCGCGGCCCTTGCTGTGGGCTGCACTGTGCTGGTCAAACCGGCTGGCGAGACGCCGTTCTCCGCTTTGGCCCTGGCCGAGCTCGCGGAGCGTGCCGGCTTCCCCGCCGGAGTTTTCAACGTCATTACTGGCGAGCCGGAGATGGTCTCCCAGGTGCTCTGTGCCAGCGACAAGGTCAAGGCACTGTCCTTTACCGGCTCGACCCGGGTCGGTCGCCTGTTGCTGCAGCAGGCTGCGGCCACGGTGAAGAAGTGCTCGATGGAGCTGGGCGGCAACGCGCCCTTCATCGTCCTTCCAGACATGGATGTGGAGCAGGCTGCCCAGGCGGCGATCGACGCCAAGTTCCAGACCACTGGCCAGGACTGCCTTGCGGCCAATCGCATCTTCGTTCATCGCTCACTGTATGAGCCGTTTCTGGCGGCCTTCGCCCGGCGCATGGGCGAGCTGACAGTGGGCAACGGTCTGGTCCGCGGGGTCAATCAGGGGCCGCTGATCAACGCCAAGGCGGTGGCCAAGGCCCAGGAACTAGTAGACGACGCAGTGACCAAGGGCGCGCGCCTGCTAGTCGGCGACCAGAGCCAGGCGCCTGGCCGCAACTTTTTCATGCCGACCCTGCTGGCCGATGTGACCGCGGATATGCGTGTGTATCGGGAAGAAAACTTCGCCCCTGTAGCCGGCGTGATGGCCTGGGATGACCTGGAGCAACTGATCGCCCAGGCCAACGACACCGAATACGGTCTGGCTGCTTATGTCTACGGTCACGACATGCGACCGGTCTGGCGGCTGTTGCGCGGTCTCGAGTTCGGCATGGTCAGCGTCAACTCGGTGAAGATGACCGGCCCGCCCGTGCCGTTTGGTGGCGTCAAGCAGTCCGGCCTCGGCCGTGAGGGCTCACGCCATGGCCTCGATGAGTACAGCCAGATCAAGTACTACTGCCTGGGTGGTCTGCCCAGTGCAAGCGGCAGTTGAGATCTGCGGCGGGCGTCATGCGCGATGCACCACCTGGCCAGCACTCGCTACGTTTCCAATAACTGAAAACTACTGAATACGCGGTCTTCGCCGGAAAACCGCAACGGCACCAACCACAAACGAATTCCATGAGGGCACTGCCATGACCATCGACACCCAGAAGATCATCGAGATCGACCGCCAGAACGTGTTTCACGCCTCCACCCATCTCAAGCAACATGCCCATGGAGAGAGCCCGGCGCGGATCATCACCGGCGCCCAGGGCATCCGTATCCAGGATTCGTTGGGCAACCAGTTCATCGACGGCTTCGCTGGCCTGTACTGCGTGAACATCGGCTATGGCCGCAACGAGATGGCCGAGGCGATCTATGAGCAGGCCAAGCAGCTGGCCTACTACCACACCTACGTCGGCCACACCACCGAGGGCATGGCCACCCTGTCCGAGCGCATCGTCACGCTCGCCGGCCAGGGCATGAGCAAGGTCTACTACGGCATGTCCGGTTCGGACGCCAACGAAACCCAGCTCAAGCTGGTCTGGTACTACAACAACATCCTAGGCCGTAAGGAAAAGAAGAAGGTCATCTCCCGCGACCGTGGCTATCACGGTTCGAGTATCGCCTCCGGTTCCATGACCGGCCTGCCGGTGTTCCACGCTCACTTCGACCTGCCGCTCGAGCGCATCAAGCACACCGTGGCGCCGGTCTACTATCGTCGTCCCGACGACGCCATGAGCGAACTGGAATTCTCCCGCTACTGTGCGCAGAAACTCGAGGAGATGATCCTCGCCGAAGGCCCGGATACGGTCGCGGCGATGATCGGCGAACCGGTGCTCGGTACTGGCGGCATCGTGCCGCCTCCGCAGGGTTACTGGGCAGAGATCCGCAAGGTGCTGGACAAGTACGACATCCTACTGATCGCCGACGAGGTGGTCTGTGGCTTTGGCCGCCTGGGTGTCGACTTCGGTTCGCAATACTACGAGATGAAGCCGGACCTGATCACCGTTGCCAAGGGGCTGACCTCGGCCTACCAGCCGCTGTCCGGGGTGATAGTCGGTGAGCGCGTCTGGCAAGTACTGGAGCAGGGCACCGATACCTACGGTGCCATTGGCCACGGCTACACCTATTCCGGGCACCCCATGGGCATTGCCGCGGCCATCGCCAACCTGGATATCATCGAGCGCGAGAACCTCACTGGCAATGCCCGGGATACCGGTGCCTACCTGCAGCAGCGCATGCAGCAGACTTTCGCCGAGCACCCGCTGGTCGGCGAGGTTCGTGGCATCGGCTTGCTTGCCGCTCTGGAGTTCTCCAGCGATCGTAGCAAGCGCCAACATTTCGATCCCAACCTCAAGGTCGGTCCGATGGTTTCCGCAGCCTGCCTGGAAGAGGGACTGATCGCTCGTGCCATGCCGCACGGTGACATCCTCGGCTTCGCTCCGCCGCTGGTGGTCACCCGTGGCGAGGTGGACGACATCGTTGCCCGTGCCGAGCGTGCGGTGAACAAGGTCACCGACAAGCTGATCAGTAGCGGCGCCTGGCAGGCCAAATAAGGCAACCAGTTAACGTGGCGGGGATTCACGGGAGTCTCCCGCCGCTTTGGTTCAAAGCGCTTCTCTGGGGATTGGCATGCAACAACAACTGACCCTGCAGGATATCTACCGGGCCCGCCGGCGTATCGCCGGGCTGGCCCTGCGTACACCCTTGGTGCGCTCCGAAGCCTTGTCGCGGCGCTGGGACTGCGAAGTCTGGCTAAAGCTGGACAGCCTGCAGCCTACCGGCTCTTTCAAGCTGCGTGGCGCGCTCAATGCACTGCTCGGTCTTGAGCCCATGCAGCGGGAACGTGGCGTGGTGACCATGTCCACCGGCAATTTCGGCCGCGCCCTGGCCTATGCTGGGCAGCACCTGGGCATCCCGGTCACGGTATGCATTTCGCGCCTGGTGCCAAACAACAAGGTCGAGGCGCTGCGACAAAGCGGCGCCGAACTGGTAATCCATGGCGACTGCCAGGATGACGCCGATCGCGAGGCACGCCGCCTGCGTGATGAACAGGGGCTGGCCTATGTTCCGCCTTTCGACGATCCGCTGGTGATCGCAGGTCAGGGCACCTGTGGCCTGGAAATCATGGAAGAGCAGCCGGACATCGACCTGCTGTTCGCTGGTCTCTCAGGCGGCGGCCTGATCGCCGGCCTCGGCCTGGCGGTCAAAAGCGTCAATCCTGCCGCCGAGGTGGTTGGCGTGAGCATGCGCGAGGGGGCGGCGATGCTCGCCAGTCTCGCCGCCGGCCATCCTCTGCAGGTGCCGGAGGTGCACTCGCTGGCCGATAGCCTGGGAGGCGGTATCGGATTGGACAACGCCTGGACCTTCGCGATGACCCAGCGCTACATGGATCGCGGTTACAAGGTCGACGAGGTACAGATTGCCCGCGCCATGCTGCATTTCCTACATGAAGAAAAGATGCTGGTGGAGGGGGCAGCTGCCGTAGGTGTCGCCGCCGTCGAACAGCATCGCCTGGAGCTGTCGGGGCGGCGTGTGGCTTTTGTGGTCAGCGGCCGGAACCTGTCGAATGAAACCTTTGCCGAGGCCTGCCGCCTGGCTGGAGAGCGTCCCTATGCATATCTATAAGCGCAAGCAGATCGCAGAGCGGGTCAAGCTCGATGCGACTGCCCTGGAGGCGGTCGAGGCCGGCTTCGCTGCCCTTGGTCGTGGCGAGGTGGAGATGCCGCCGATCCTCAGCATGAACATCGCCGAGAGCAACGGTGAGGTCGATGTAAAGACCGCACATATCCGTGGCTGGCCGCGTTTCGCCATCAAGATCAGCCCTGGATTCTTCGACAACCCCAAGCTGGGCTTGCCCAGCCTCAATGGCCTGATGCTGCTGTTCTCGGCCAAGACCGGGCTGGTCGAGGCGGTGTTGTTCGACGAGGGCTACCTGACCGACATCCGCACCGCCTTGGCCGGCGCCATCGCCGCCAAGCACCTGGCCCGCGCCGATGCGCACAGCGTCGCGGTGATTGGCGCCGGTTTGCAGGCCGAGCTGCAGGTCGCGGCCCTGCGCTTGGTTCGGGATATTCACGAGGTACATGTATACGCCCGCGACCACACCAAGGCCGAGGCCTATGCCACTCATATGCGTGCCCATCACGGCCTGCCGGTGACCGTGCACACCAGTGCCGCCAGCGCCTGCGCCGAGGCCGACATCGTGGTCACCACTACCCCGGCACGCGAACCGGTGCTGCGCTGGAGCGACCTGCCAAGGGGTATCCACGTCACCGCCATGGGGTCGGACAACCCGCACAAGAACGAGCTGGATCCCACCATCCTGGCCAGTGCCGACCTAGTGGTGGTCGACCGCCTCAGCCAGTCGCAGGCCCTTGGCGAGCTGCGTCACGTCCCGGCACTGCAGCGTGAGGTGTTCGAACTGGGCAGCCTGATTGCCGCGGGCCGCTCCCTGCGCAGCAGTGCCGAACAGATCAGTGTGTGCGACCTGACAGGTACGGGTGTGCAGGATACCGCCATCGCCAACTATGCTGCGCGTCTACTCGAGGGAGTCTGAAATGAGCCCCTCTTTCGCCGACTTCCAGAGTCTGCAACGGATCTTCCCCTTCCAGCGCACAACGGATGATGGACATGTGCGCATCGGCCTGGTGCAACTGGCCAGCGACTTCACCCTGGAGAACGAATGGCGTCAACTGCTCGGCGAGCGGGTCGAGTTGTACAGTACGCGCACTCCCTGCAGCCCTACCGTGACCACCGAAGGGCTGCGCGGTTTGGCGCAGAATCTTGCCCAGTCCAGCTCCCTGTTGGTTCCAGGGCTGGCGCTGGATGTGCTGGCGTTCGGCTGTACCTCCGGCAGTATGCTGATCGGCGAGCAGCAGGTGACTCGCCTGCTCAGTCAGGCTCATCCCGGGGTACCAGTAAGCAATCCCTGGAGCGCGGTCAAAGCCGCCTTACGCGGCCTCGATGCACGGCGCATTGCCGTGCTGACACCCTATATCGGTGAAGTGAACTACCCACTTCACCAGGGCTTGCAGCAGGCCGGTCACGAGGTGGTGGCCTTCGGCACCTTCTCCGTGCTGGATGACGCCGAGATTCCGCGAATCCCGGCTGCTGCAATCGAGGCGGCGGCACTGGAGCTGCTCGCCGGTCAACGAGTCGATGCGCTGTTTCTCGCCTGCACCAACCTACGTACCTTGAGCCTGCTTGATGCACTGGAAAAGCGTCTCGGTTTGCCGGTCATCTCAAGTAACCAAGCGCTGTTCTGGCACACCCTGCAACTGGCGGGCTGCGTACACCGACCGCCGGGCTTTGGCAGCTTGCTGGTAGACAGCTGGGGGCCGCGCTGAGAGGGGAGTTTGTAGCCGCTCATTCGATGGCCTTGAAGGAATATCGGGATGCGTGATAGACAGAAGGGGTTGCTGCTCACTACCCTGGGCATGTTGGTAATCTCTCCAGATGCCTTGGTGCTGCGCTGGTTGGCCGGTGATGCCATGCAGATCCTGGCCTGGCGCGGTCTGCTGATGGCGCTCGGGCTCAGCTTGCTGTTGACCTGGCGCTATCGTACTGAGCTGCCTGTGGCGTTTCACCGGTGTGGCTGGACCGGCCTTGGCTGTGCGCTCTGTTACTGCTTCAGTACCCTGTGTTTTGTGCATGCTATGGGATTGGCCGGGGCGGCCAGTACGTTGCTGATCTTCAGTCTGTCGCCTCTGATTGCTGCCGCCTTGGCCTGGGTTTGGCTGGGCGAGCGCCTGGCCTTGCGCACTCTGATGGCTATTATGGTGTGCCTGGGTGGCGTGCTGTTGATCGTCGTGGATGAGTCACCGGGCAGCAGCCTGAGCGGAAATCTTCTGGCCTTGGTGGCAGCCACTTTGCTGGCTGGCAATTTCACTCTGGCACGCAGCCAGCCGGCGGTGGACATGAGCCCTGCATTGATCCCCGGAGCGCTGCTGGTGTCGCTACTCGGTTTCGTTTTTGGCGGTACTCCGGACTTTGCCGTGCAGCAGTGGTTGGTGCTGGTAGTGATGGCCGGCGTGCTGCTGCCGCTGGCGTTTATGCTGATACAGCTGGGGCCGCGTTGGATCAGTGCCACTGAAGTGGGCCTGTTACTGCTTCTGGAAGTAGTACTGGGACCCTTGTGGGTTTGGTGGCTGCTCGACGAGGCCCCAAGCGGTCAGGTTCTGCTGGGCGGCACCATCATTCTTCTGGCGTTGTGCGGCCATAGTCTGCTGGGCTGGCGGAGTGGCTCTCGGCCTTTGGCCGCCTGAATATTCAGACCAGGATTGAGTATGTCGCCCGGGACATCCGTTCCAGCTTCTCTCCTTGGCGAGCGTGCTTGATTAGTGCCTTTCTGCGTTCAGTTACAGAGTATCGTGAACTCACCTCATGTACGTCTGAATATGCAGACAAAGCCTCCATAGTGAGCGATCTCCATTATCAGGTGCTTGGGCCGTCTCGAGCTACGCCAGATAATCTTCAGTTACTTTTATGAGCCGCATGGTATTCGCGAAAGGCCTGGTGGATGTTCTGGCGCAGCTGTTCGTCGTCCCAGGGCTTGGTGAGGAACTTGTAGATAGCGCCCTGGTTGATCGCATCGGTAACCGATTTGAGGTCGGTGTAGCCCGACAGCACGATGCGGATGGTGTTCGGGTATAGATCCTTGACCCGACTGAGGAACTCGGTGCCGCTCATCTCCGGCATGCGCTGGTCGGAGAGGATCACCTGCACATCGTGCTTGGCCAGCAGCTCGAAGGCGTCCTGGGCGCGGGTGGCCATGAGGATTTTGTAGCCGTCGCGGCGCAGCAGGCGGGCGAGGGCTCGCAGGATGTTCTCCTCATCGTCGAGCAGCAGCAGGGTCTGTGCCTGCTCCTGTTCCTTGCCGGCCGGCTGGCCCGGCTCCAGGGTCAGCATGCGTGCGCGCAGGAAGTCCTGCAGCTCGGCGAAGGGCATCGGCTTGGCGAAGTAGTAGCCCTGGAACTCGTCGCAGTGGCTCTTCTTCAGGAAGGCGAACTGTGGCTCGGTTTCCACCCCTTCAGCGATCACCTTCAGGCGCAGGTGGTGGGCCATGGATATGATGCCCTGGGTGATCGCCGCGTCGTGGAGGTCGCTGATGATTTCCTGGACGAAGGTGCGGTCGATCTTGACCTTGTCGATGGGCAGGCGCTTGAGGTAGTTGAGGCTGGAGAAGCCGGTGCCGAAATCGTCGATGGCGATTTTAACGCCCAGGCGCTTGAGCTGGTGCAGGGTGTCGATGGCCCGCTCGGCATTGTTCAGCAGCACGGTTTCGGTGATTTCCAGCTCCAGCAGTTCGGCATCCAGGCCATGTTTGCTGAGCATGGCGCTGATGCCGGCGACGAAGTTGCTGCGCTGGAAGTGCACCGGCGAGATGTTCACCGCCACGCTCGGCCCGGTCATGCCCTGTTCGCACAGTTCCTTGATCTGCCGGCAGGCGGTGTCCAGCACCCACTGGCTGAGGGGTATGATCTGCCCGGTGTCTTCGGCGATGGGCACGAACAGCGCCGGCGAGATGAAGCCCCTGCTCGGGTGTTCCCAGCGCAGCAGGGCCTCTAGACCGACCACGCGGCCGCTGCGGCCGTCGACCTGGGGTTGGTAGTAGAGGGTGAAATCCTGGTTCTCGATGGCTTTTTGCAATTCGTTGCGCAGTACCACGCGCTCGCCAACGCGCTGGTTGAGATCGTTGGTGAACCACTGGTAGTTGTTGCGCCCCTCCTGCTTGGCCTTGTACATGGCCAGGTCGGCCTGCTGGATCAATTGCATGGGCTGTTCCAGCAGGCCGTCGCTGAGGGTGATGCCGATGCTCGCGGTGACGTGCAGGTCGATGCCCTCGACGCGGTAGGGCCGGGCGATGTCGGCCAGCAGGCGTTCGGCCACCTGCAGCACGTCTTCCTCACGCGCCAGGTCCGGCAGCAGCACGATGAACTCGTCGCCGCCCATGCGTGCCACGGTGTCGCCGGGGCGCACCTGGGCGCTCATACGCCGTGCTACCTCGAGAAGAATCTGGTCACCGAAATGGTGGCCCATGGAGTCGTTGATCGGCTTGAAACCGTCCAGGTCGATGAACATCACCGCCAGGCTGCGCTGGTAGCGCTGGGAAATCTGGCAGCCCTGGCGCAGGCGGTCTTCCAGCAGGGTGCGGTTGGGCAGGCCGGTGAGCACGTCGTGGCTGGCGTTGAAGCTCAGCTCATCCTGGTAGCGAATCTCCTCGCTGATGTCGTTCTGCACGCCGACGAAGTGAGTCAGCTCGCCGCGCTCGTTGAGCACCGGTGAGATGTACAGGTCGTTCCAGAACGGGCTGCCGTCCTTGCGATAGTTGCGCAGTACCACATGGGCTTCGCTGGATTGCGCCAGGCCGTGGCGGATGACGTCCAGCGCGGTCTGGTCGCGCTCGCCGCGCTGGAGAATGCGGCAGTTGTGGCCGATAATCTCGTGCGCGCTGTAGCCGGTGATGCGCTCGAAGGCCGGATTGACGTAGATGATCGGTTGGTCGAACTCCTGCGCGTCGACGATCACCACGCCGTTGTAGCTGGCTTCCAGGCTGCGCTTGAGCAGGCGCAGCTGCTTCTCCGACTCCTTGCGTTCGCCGATGTCGCGTAGCGACAGCAGGCGCACCTGCTGGCCTTCCCAGTCGGTCTCGGAGAGCTGGATTTCCACCTCCAGCTCGTCGCCGGCCGGTGTCTGCAGGCTCCACTCGAAGAGGTCTTCGCTGATGTGCGGCAGGTCGAAGCGCAGTTGCAGCAGTTGCGCGTGGCTGGCGTCGAACAGCTGCTCGGCGGCTGGGTTGGCGTAGCGCAGGGCGCCTGCGTCGTCGACCACCAGCAGGGCGTCGCGGGTGTCGTCGAGCAACTTGCGAAACGACTGTTCGCGCCGCGTGGCCTCCTCGCGCGCCCGCTGTTTCTCGGTGACGTCGATGCCCAGCACCAGGCAGCAGGGTTGCTCGTCGAACTCGAAATCATGCACCAGCACCTCGGCCATGACCTCGTGGCCGGCCTTGTGCCGGTAGCGCCACAACCCGGCCTGCGGGTTGGCGATCGACACATTGCGCAGGTTGGAGTTGAAGTAGGCGAGGAAGCGCTGCTGCTCTTCGCGGCTGCGGATATCCAGCACGCTCATGGCCAGGAATTCCTCCTGCGAGTAGCCGAAGAAGCGCGTCGCGGCCAGGTTGACGGCGAGAAAGCGCAGGTTTTGCTTGTTGAACACCCACATGGGTTCGGGGTTGGACTCGAACAACAGGCGGTAGCGTTGCTCGCTTTCCGCCAGGCGTGCGGTGGCCTGGCCGCGGTCAATGGCGTAGCGAATGCTGCGCAGCAGTTGAGTGCTGTCGAAGTCGCCCTTGACCAGGTAGTCCGCCGCCCCCAGGGCAATAGCGCTGGCGTCCAGGCGCGCGTCGCCCTGGCCGGTGAGCAGGATGATCGGTCGGCTGGCGCCGGCCTGGTGCGCCTGCTCGATCAGCTCCAGGCCCGATTCGGCGCCGAGTCGGTAGTCCACCAGGTAGAGGTCGTGCTCCTGGGCAAGGATGCGGGCCAGGCCCTGCTGGTAATCGGCGCACCAGTCCAGTTGCAGCGGTGCATCCGTCGCCTGGCGCAGCAAGTCGCGGGTGATGACGAAGTCGTCTTCGTCGTCGTCGATCAGCAGCAGGCGCCAGTGGTCTTCGGGTCGGGTCATACGGGCTTGCCATCCACGGGGAGTTCGACGATTTCCAGCCAGTAGCGGCCGAGAGTCTTCACCACCTCGATCAGGCCGGTGTAGGTCACGGGTTTGGTGATGAACGAATTGCTCCCCATGTCGTAGCTGCGCAGGATGTCTTCCTCGGCCGACGAGGTGGTCAGCACCACCACCGGGATGCCGCGCAGCAGCGCGTCGGATTTGATCGCGTGCAGCGCCTCGCGGCCGTCCATGCGCGGCATGTTGAGGTCGAGCAGGATCAGGCCAGGCAGCGGGTAGCGTTCCTCGTCGTCGTAGGGCGCGCGCCGCCACAAGTAGTCGAGCAGTGCTTCGCCGTCATGCACGAAGTGCAGTGGATTGCTGATGCGGCACTCCTCGAACGCCTCCCGCGTCATCAGGCAGTCGTCCAGGTCATCGTCGGCGATCAGGATATGTACGGGGGGCTGTGCTTTCATGGCGTGGGTCCGTCCATTGGCGGGAAGGTGATGCGAAAGGTACTGCCGACGCCGGGGGCGCTGCTGGCTGTGATGCTGGCGCCATGGCGCTCGACGATCTTCTTGACGATGGCCAGGCCGATGCCGGTGCCGGCATAGGCTTCGCGGCCGTGCAGGCGCTGGAAGGGTTTGAAGATGCGGTTCAGGTACTTTTCGTCGAAGCCGATGCCGTTGTCGGTGATGCACAGCACCCAGTGTTGGCCTGCAGGGTGCTCGGCATGGATGCGGATCAGCGGTTTCTCGCCGGCCTTCTGGAACTTCAGGGCATTGCTCAACAGGTTCTGCAGCACCCGGCGCAACTGGCTGGCGTCGCCGCGCACCGGCGGCAGCGGCTCGCGCTTAACCTGCGCGCCGCTCTGCTCCAGGGCGGTCTCCAGGTCCTGCAGCACCTCGTCGAGCAGCTCGTCGAGTTCGAGCTTCTGCAGCGGCTGGCCGCGGGTGTTGACCCGCGAGTAGTCGAGCAGGTCGATGATCAGCGCCTGCATGCGCGCCGCCGCCGAGGTCATGCGCTGCAGGTAGTCGCGGCCTTCGTCGTCGAGGTTGTCGCTGCGCTTGACCAGGCGTTCGGAGAAGGCCTGGATCTTGCGCAACGGTTCCTGCAAGTCGTGCGAGGCGACGAAGGCGAACTCCTCCAGCTCGCGGTTGCTGCGCGCCAGTTCGAGCAGGGTGCGTTTCAATTGTTCCTGGTTAGCTCGGCGTTCACTGACATCCTGAAAATACACCGCCAGGCCCTCCTCGGAGGGGTAGGCATGCACCTCGAACCAGCTCTGCAAGGGTTCGTAGAAACTCTCGAAGTGGCAGGCCTGGTTGTCGTGTCGGGCCTGGTGGTAGCGCTGACCTATCTCGCTGTCGTAGGCGCCGGGAAAGGCAGTCCAAATTCTCTGGCCTAGGATTTCCGTTGCCTTGATATTTAACTGCCGTTCGGCCTCGGCGTTGATGTAGGTGAAACGCCAGTCGCTGTCGAGGGTGTAGAAGGCGTCGTTGATGCTTTCCAGGGTGGTCGCCAGGCGTTCGGCCAGGCGTTGCGCCTGCTTCAGCGCCAGCTTGCGCTCGCTGATGTCCTGCAGGGCGCCGGAGATGCGCACGATCTGCCCGTGCTCGTCGCGCACCGCCTGGCCGGCCACCTGCACGTACAGATGCTTGCCGTGGGCGTCGAGCATCTCCACGTCGAGGTCGAAGCCGATACCCTGCTCGATGCAGGCCTCGACCGCCTCGGTCACCCGCTCGCGATAGGCCGGCAGGTAGAGCTGCAGGCTTTCGTTCAGGTCGGGCAGGGTGCCGGGCGGGAAGCCGAGCAGGCTGTGCATCTCCTCCGACCAGACCATCTGGCGGCTGGGCAGCTCGATCGACCAGCCTCCGAGCCTGGCGATGTGGCCGGCCAAGCTCAGCAGCAGATTGCTCTGGCGCACCTGCTCGGCCACCGCACGCTGCAGGCTGATGTCGCGGGCGGCGCAGTAGATCACCTGGTCATCGGCCAGCGCCGCGCTGAGTTGCAGCCAGAGCTGCTGGCCCCTGGCATCGTGCACACGGATCTCCAGGTCCTTGACCACGGCTCCGCGTTGCAGCTGTTCGATGGCGTTCTCCACCAGGCGGCGATCCTCGGGGTGGATCAGCTCCAGGTAGGGCTGGCCGATCAGCGCGTTTGCCTCATGCCGCAGGGTGTTGGCGAAGGCCGGGTTGACCTGGATGAACTGGCCCTGCTGGCCGATCATGCAGAACATTTCCAGGGACAGGTTGAAGAACTGATCGCGCTCGCGCAGGGCCTGGCCGGCCTGGCGCAATGCGGTTATGTCGCGCAGCACTATGACCCAGCCGCCCTCGTCCACGCCACCGGCCAGCGGCCGGGCGTCGTAGAGCAGGGTGCGCGGGCGTTCGCCATGCAGGACGAGTTCGCCCTGCACGGCCTCGTCGTCCGCCGTCGGCAGTGGCCATTGGCTCGGCTGCAGCGGTAGCACCTGGGCCAGCGACTGGCCGCTGAGGTCCTGCTCGCC
This genomic window from Pseudomonas furukawaii contains:
- a CDS encoding NAD-dependent succinate-semialdehyde dehydrogenase is translated as MHMLKDPRLVRQLAYVNGKWIAGHEGRDEAVIDPASEETIGRCTQLDASQIEHAIDSAQAALPAWRVLSVDARGVILGRWHDLLLENKEDLARLMTLEQGKPLDEARGEIDYAASFIRWFAEEARRAYGETIPSHIRDAQLGSVREPIGVAALITPWNFPCAMITRKAAAALAVGCTVLVKPAGETPFSALALAELAERAGFPAGVFNVITGEPEMVSQVLCASDKVKALSFTGSTRVGRLLLQQAAATVKKCSMELGGNAPFIVLPDMDVEQAAQAAIDAKFQTTGQDCLAANRIFVHRSLYEPFLAAFARRMGELTVGNGLVRGVNQGPLINAKAVAKAQELVDDAVTKGARLLVGDQSQAPGRNFFMPTLLADVTADMRVYREENFAPVAGVMAWDDLEQLIAQANDTEYGLAAYVYGHDMRPVWRLLRGLEFGMVSVNSVKMTGPPVPFGGVKQSGLGREGSRHGLDEYSQIKYYCLGGLPSASGS
- the eutB gene encoding hydroxyectoine utilization dehydratase EutB, encoding MQQQLTLQDIYRARRRIAGLALRTPLVRSEALSRRWDCEVWLKLDSLQPTGSFKLRGALNALLGLEPMQRERGVVTMSTGNFGRALAYAGQHLGIPVTVCISRLVPNNKVEALRQSGAELVIHGDCQDDADREARRLRDEQGLAYVPPFDDPLVIAGQGTCGLEIMEEQPDIDLLFAGLSGGGLIAGLGLAVKSVNPAAEVVGVSMREGAAMLASLAAGHPLQVPEVHSLADSLGGGIGLDNAWTFAMTQRYMDRGYKVDEVQIARAMLHFLHEEKMLVEGAAAVGVAAVEQHRLELSGRRVAFVVSGRNLSNETFAEACRLAGERPYAYL
- a CDS encoding cyclodeaminase; the encoded protein is MHIYKRKQIAERVKLDATALEAVEAGFAALGRGEVEMPPILSMNIAESNGEVDVKTAHIRGWPRFAIKISPGFFDNPKLGLPSLNGLMLLFSAKTGLVEAVLFDEGYLTDIRTALAGAIAAKHLARADAHSVAVIGAGLQAELQVAALRLVRDIHEVHVYARDHTKAEAYATHMRAHHGLPVTVHTSAASACAEADIVVTTTPAREPVLRWSDLPRGIHVTAMGSDNPHKNELDPTILASADLVVVDRLSQSQALGELRHVPALQREVFELGSLIAAGRSLRSSAEQISVCDLTGTGVQDTAIANYAARLLEGV
- a CDS encoding DMT family transporter translates to MRDRQKGLLLTTLGMLVISPDALVLRWLAGDAMQILAWRGLLMALGLSLLLTWRYRTELPVAFHRCGWTGLGCALCYCFSTLCFVHAMGLAGAASTLLIFSLSPLIAAALAWVWLGERLALRTLMAIMVCLGGVLLIVVDESPGSSLSGNLLALVAATLLAGNFTLARSQPAVDMSPALIPGALLVSLLGFVFGGTPDFAVQQWLVLVVMAGVLLPLAFMLIQLGPRWISATEVGLLLLLEVVLGPLWVWWLLDEAPSGQVLLGGTIILLALCGHSLLGWRSGSRPLAA
- a CDS encoding Lrp/AsnC family transcriptional regulator; this encodes MRLDSYDLKILRILQCNGRITKSSLAEAINLSISPCWERVKRLEEAGIIRGYGAQLNTEILLKCASVMVEISLKQHNREAFQRFENAMQECPEVTECYATGGGIDYIVKVMARDIDQYQRLIDRWLMTDLGIERYFTYIVTKTIKHSEPPLMLDGEEA
- a CDS encoding aspartate aminotransferase family protein is translated as MTIDTQKIIEIDRQNVFHASTHLKQHAHGESPARIITGAQGIRIQDSLGNQFIDGFAGLYCVNIGYGRNEMAEAIYEQAKQLAYYHTYVGHTTEGMATLSERIVTLAGQGMSKVYYGMSGSDANETQLKLVWYYNNILGRKEKKKVISRDRGYHGSSIASGSMTGLPVFHAHFDLPLERIKHTVAPVYYRRPDDAMSELEFSRYCAQKLEEMILAEGPDTVAAMIGEPVLGTGGIVPPPQGYWAEIRKVLDKYDILLIADEVVCGFGRLGVDFGSQYYEMKPDLITVAKGLTSAYQPLSGVIVGERVWQVLEQGTDTYGAIGHGYTYSGHPMGIAAAIANLDIIERENLTGNARDTGAYLQQRMQQTFAEHPLVGEVRGIGLLAALEFSSDRSKRQHFDPNLKVGPMVSAACLEEGLIARAMPHGDILGFAPPLVVTRGEVDDIVARAERAVNKVTDKLISSGAWQAK
- a CDS encoding maleate cis-trans isomerase family protein yields the protein MSPSFADFQSLQRIFPFQRTTDDGHVRIGLVQLASDFTLENEWRQLLGERVELYSTRTPCSPTVTTEGLRGLAQNLAQSSSLLVPGLALDVLAFGCTSGSMLIGEQQVTRLLSQAHPGVPVSNPWSAVKAALRGLDARRIAVLTPYIGEVNYPLHQGLQQAGHEVVAFGTFSVLDDAEIPRIPAAAIEAAALELLAGQRVDALFLACTNLRTLSLLDALEKRLGLPVISSNQALFWHTLQLAGCVHRPPGFGSLLVDSWGPR